From Catharus ustulatus isolate bCatUst1 chromosome W, bCatUst1.pri.v2, whole genome shotgun sequence:
attgtcTTCAGCTTGCAAAAACTGGCAAATCATCAGATCTTTGTTCAAGATGCTGGAGAGGGAAACATCCTGCAGGTGAGTGTTATTCACACACAGATGTTGATggaaaacaattacagtaatttcacgactattagacgcacccttttgactaaaattttccctcgaacccgcaagtgcgtcttatagtccggggcgccttatctgatgtacaaaatTGCGAAATTTGGCAAACCGGAAGTGTGACCCGTGAGTcgtggggggagctggaagtgccacggcagccggctgggggcgggcccggaggcccgcggcaccgcccctgccgggtggaggcgggccagggggccagcggcaccgcccctctcgggtccaggcagtcccgggggcgATGGCTGCTGCGTGAATGCGGGTtagggggcccgcagcacccccgctcctgggtccaggcagtcccaggagcccgTGACTGCCgtgtgaatgtgggctagggggtccgcggcacccctgctcctgggtccaggcagtcccgggggtccatggctgctggatgaaggcgggccagggggcccgcggcatccgccttcccgggtccaggcagtcccgggagcccatggctgccgtctgaaggcgggccagggggcccccggcacccctgctcctgggtccaggcaatcccgggggcccatggctgccacgtgaatgcgggctagggggtccgcggcacccctgctcctgggtccaggcagtcccgggggcccatggctgccgggtccaggggggcccggcggcttgcggcaccgcccctgccgggtggaggcgggcccgggggccaatggctgccgggttgaggcggggcctcggccagcaaccgcacggggtgagctgggggcggaacctcgctgcaaaaaaaaagtgcgccttatagtccagtgcgccttatctgatctacaaagttgtgaattttgctgactccgggggggtgcaccttatagtccggtgcgccttatggtcgtgaaattactgtacctattCCGGGAAACTACAAAAAGAGCGCAAATCGTCAACGCACGACAATAGAAGTAATAGCGATGAAACAAGGAACAGTGACGTCACAAACAGGACAATTGTTGGGAATGTCAATCAGACTTTGTCTGCAGGACAATTGCAGGTATCCCCTGCAACCCAGAGTTATTGCCACCCGGAGCACAGTGGTACCTGGCAACTTCCAAAGTAATATATTTCCTATGTGAAGAGCACATATCAATATCTACAGGAGTCAGAGGGACATCCTGGAAGAGATAAGAATTCTTAATAATAGGCAAAGACAGAAATAGCGTCTTCAGATTAATAATATTCCTACAGTTATTTCAGCAGATTGTAATGAAGGGCTGACGGTTTTAGCAAAAGCTCTTCGACCACCATTAACTATTCCAGAAAATATACAGATAGCAAAAGCAATGTCTTTACCACCTCATCAATTGGAACATCAAGTGATGACAGTGCTTGATCCAGATGATCCTTCATATAATGATCACGTAGAGGTTCATGCTACATGGTTAAATCACATAGGTCGTGATCGGCCCATCATCACTTGTCAATTGACATATGGTGACAAAACATTAGTCATCAAAGGAATGGTTGATACAGGAGCAGATGTTACACTCGTCTCATATATTTTCTGGCTGAGAGAGTGGACTTTAAAAGTACCATTGGGTCAAATCACAGGCATAGGGGGAAGCTCCGTATGTCTGCAAAGTGAAAGTGCAATAGTAGTCTCAGGACCAAGAGGAAAACCAGCAGTCACTAGTCCTTTCATTGTGTAAAAGCCAATCACAGTATGGGGAAGAGACCTTTTGTCATAATGGGGCTTGAGactggaaatggatttttagtGGGGGTCACTGTGGCATTCACCACTCCAAAGTTGACTTGGAAGACTGATAAACCCCTTTGGGTGGATCAGTGGCCCCTGGAGAGGAAGAAACTGAGTGCTTTGAAGAGTTTAGTGAAAGAACAGTTACAAAAAGGACACATTAAGCCGACAAATAGTCCctggaatttttcagtgtttgtcaTTCGGAAGAAGACTTCTGGACAATGGAAATTGCTTCATGATCTCAGGAAGTTGAATGAAATCATGGAGGAAATGGGGTCACTTCAACAAGGACTTCCTTCACTCACAATGATTCCAAGAGAATGGCCGCTTGTGATCATTGATCTCAAGGATTGTTTCTTTAGCATACCACTTCATCCAGATGATACTCACAGAATGGCATTCTCTGTTTGAAATCTAAACAGGAAAGAGCCTTTGGAAAGGTATCATTGGGTGGTTTTACCACAAGGCCTCAAGAATTCGCCAACAATTTGTCAGTGGTATGTGGCACGAGCTTTAGCTCCGGCAAGGAAGAAATATCTGGAAACAAGGATCATTCATTACATGGATGATTTGCTAATTGCGGCGTCGACACAACAAGAGCTACAAGAAGCTCGTGATTGTGTGATTGAAGAAGTGCAGAAGGCTGGACTGGAGATCAGCACTTCCAAGATCCAAGAGATCGCACCCTGGAAATACCTCGGATGGAAAATCACGGAGCAGACAATAAAGCCTCAAAAAATAGAGATCAGTTCAAGAATCAACAACTTACAAGATCTACAGCAACTTCTTGGAGAGATAAACTGGATGAGGCCAATTTTAGGAATCACGAATGAGGATCTCTCATCATTGTCCAATCTTCTAAGAGGAGACAGTAATATCAAATCTCCCAGGACTCTCACACCGGAAGCACAAAAAGCTCTAGAGAGAGTTGCAGAAATTATACAACAAAGACAGGCACATCGTTATGTAGACTCACTACCTTTTTGTTTGGCGGTGTTGGGAGAAGAGACACAGCTATATGGTTTGATTTTTCAATGGGACGTGTCTCAAAGAGACCCTCTTCTAATCATAGAGTGGACTTTTTTATCTTACAGGTCCCCAAAGACAATTCTCACAAGTCTAGAAATGACAGCTCAAATTATAATAAAGGCAAGAACTAGGTGCTGACAATGGCAGGCAAAgatttttcaataatttatcTACCACtaaaaaagcaatattttgatTGGGCAAACCAAAAATCACAAGATTTGGCAATTGCATTGTTAGATTATACAGGTATTTGTACAATTCACTACCCAAGCCACAGAAGGTTAAAGGCAAAGTTAAGTTTCAGGGAGAAACCAAAAATAAGTGAGGAACTATTTGAGGGAATCACGGTATTCACTGATGGTTCAGGAAAGACTCAAAAATCGGTCATTACATGGCAAAATTCTGCTACAGGAGAATGGGAGTCAGATGTGAAAATAGTGCAAGGCTCGCCACAGATTGTGGAGTTAGCAGCAGTAGTCAACATTCATCACTCCCAGGCCTTTTAGCAGAAGGAAATGCTCAAGCAGATAGACTAACCATGTGTTTTGCAAACATTTCCAGACATCTTTGAGAAGCAAAATTAAGCCATgcattttttcatcaaaaatgCGTGAGCATTGATCGAGTctttcagcatttcaaaaagCCAGTCAAAGGAAATTGTTCAGTCCTGTCCAGATTGTCAACTTGTGCCACCACCAGCCTCTACGGGAGCAGTCAACCCGAGAGGATTGCAGAGTCTTCAATTATGGCAAACAGATGTAACAAAGTATCCATCATttggaaaattgaaaaatattcatgtgTCAGTAGATACATTTTCAGGAGCAATTTTTGCATCATTACATACAGGGGAGACGTCACAACATGCGTGTAGACATTTCTTGCAGGCATTTGCATCACTAGGAGTTCCACAGGAAATTAAGACAGACCATGGTCCAACATATATTGGAAAAGTGCTGGacaaatttctaaaaaatgGGGTGTCAGGCATACATTTGGCATTCCACACTCTCCCACAGGTCAAAGAATTGTAGAAAGAATGCATCACACCCTGAAAACACTGTTAGATAAACAGAAAAGGGGGGAGACAGAGGCTACGCCTCACATGCAGTTAAACTACACAGCAGGTCCCAGAAGCTTTTGAGGGAGATGGTGGATCAAATCAGGTTGCAGAGCTGAAAACCATTCATCTGGCTTTAGATCTGGCTTTAGATACATGAAAGAAATGTCCAGCTCCATGGAGGTTGCTAGACTGATGGATAAAGAACAATTTACAGCACAGAGGGAAACCCATCTGGGCTACTGAAGTGTGGCAAGACGTCGTTGCCTGGGTAATAAAGTTGGCTGTAAAAGtgcatacagtaatttcacaaccataaggcgctccggactataaggcgcacccccccgggagtcggcaaacttcgcaactttgtagattatataaggcacaccggactataaggcgcactttttttttgccgcgagGATCCGcaccgcgtgcaacaaagtaacaaaatagtaacagaatcatgcgatcacggggtttactggcttggtttGGGGTCGAGTGGGCTCGgcgccgctcggggctgccgctgGTGTTGCCAGAAGCCCGTTCCTCCCCCCGTTGCCGGGCAACTCTGCCGCACCGCAGTGCCGGGAGCCCgtgccctgcccctgtgccGAGCGTCTGTGCCACGCCTCAGCGCCGGAAGCCTGTGCCCTGCCACTGTGCCGAGCACCTGTGGCATGCCGTGGCACTGGGCGCCCGTGTTGTGCCAGGATTCCAGAAGCCCGAGCCACGCCAGGATGCCGGAAGCCTGTTCCTCCCCGCATTGCCGGGCAACTCTGCCGCGCGGCTGTGCCGAGCACCTGTGCTGCGCCAGGATTCTGTAAGCCCATTCTGCCCCGCGTTGCCAGGCTGGCCGCTCCTGTTCCCCCTCACGGCTTGGTTCACggttcacacttttttttgcagcgaggagctgcgctgcatgcaacaaagtaacaaattactggcaggtgctccatttgcaaacatttttcagagattGGCGTAGcttttaaacgcagccccaggtgccctccccgtgcagcgggcctCAGCGCTGGCTGGCGTGGCTCACGGCTACCACTGCGCAGCCACAGGTCCTGGTGGCCGCAGCTGCcgcgggcccaggcactcctgcccgGCCGCCGGTTGGCACAGCTCAGTTTGCGGCTCGGCTGCCACGGCCGCTGGTGGCTCCTCGTTCCCCCCACGCTGGGGCCGGGGccagcggcagctccctccctccctgcatggctcctgctggctgcggACGCCCGCTTCCACCCCCCCTCGCGACTTGGCcctcccgcggcaccgcccccccattgcgacttgcacttctgggtaggcaaatttccaaactttgtagctcatataaggcgcaccggactataaggtgcacttccgggttcgggggaaaattttagtcaaaagggtgtgccttatagtcgtgaaattactgtaatgtagATTCACATGTACCCAAGTCAGGCTACTGAAGAACATCACAATGGACAAGTAAATATAGCTGCCAAGATTAAAGTGTCTCAGGTGGATCTGGACTGGCAATACAAGGGTGAATTATTTCTGGCTCAGTGAGCCCATGATGCCTGAGGTCATCAGGGAAGAAATGCAACATACAGATGGGCTTGTGATCGAGGGGTGGACTTGATGGACAACTGTCTCCCAGGCTATCCATAGCTGTGAAACATGCATTGAAATCAAACAGGCCAAGTGGGTAAAGCCCCTGTGGTATGGGGGATGATGGTTGAAATATAAatatggggaggcctggcacACTGATTACATCACAGTCCAGCAAATCTACTTAGGTaagcagccagagggatgtcctgggtttCCACATCTCCCCCCGCTGTTTCAACCAAAACCACCTCTTTTGTGGCCCTGTTCATGGCCATGCATTGAAATATGGACAGCAGAATGAGCAGAAGAATTACAAGCCCTACTAATATATAAAACCCTATCTTCGAAAGTTCCTTCCACAATGGTGAAAGGTCAAAAAAGTCAAACACAACCATGATCCAGTAACTTCCCCAAGCTGGGCCACACCTTCTTGCAGCTGCTTTATGTTTTCATGAATAGATTTTGAATGATCGAACAGGTTCATGCAGCACATCCCCTCAAATTCTTCACACCCATGCCCATGTGTCAGCAATAGATAATCAATTGCTGCTCTGTTTTGAAGAGTGGTTAATCTTACACTGTCGACATTGGTTAACATGTCACTTAGTGCAAGAGAAATAGCACGAGCGTGTTTGCTCAGCCAACAACCCATGTGATGCAATTGAGTCAAGGCTTGCCCTGATGCTGCCTGGGGTGAGAATATCGCTAAAGCAATTCTCTGAGCCTTGTTCCATGTATAAACACTGTCATCACAATCTGGATCATATTGTTTGATTGATCTTTTCTCtttatgttttttctctctcaaaatTTTCAAGTTGGGTGTTAGCAACGAAAGTCTTCTAATGCTGCATGGATCTCCCTTGATGTTTGCAGGGATAGCAGGCCAGATTCTGTCCCCACAAATGAAAAAGATTCCTCGAAGCAATTGCACAGGAACTTGGAGGGATGGTTTGCTTAAAATCTTAGTGTAGTTACACCAAGAAGAAGCATTTCTATAAATGTCATGATTTGGAGTAACATCTacggttttggtttttgtcacTCCcgaaaaattgaattttatacaaaaatccatttttgtCGAACCAAGACTTTCCAATTCCTGAGGTTCAAAAGGAGCCACAGGAAGAAATTGGGTCCAAACGTGCCATCCATCCACAGGAGTCGAGATGACCTGCAAAATCTTTGGAGGGATATCCTTTGGAATTGGCCAATCTTTCACTGGCAAGCCCACCAAAGATGTTGAGAATGGTTTTTTTGGCCTTGAGTGTGTCAAACAAATGGTGTCCAAACCTGCTGCATTGGCTAAACTTTCCCAAACGTTCTCCTTTGATTGAATCATGGGTAAATCTGCCCTATTGCCTAAGACA
This genomic window contains:
- the LOC117005017 gene encoding uncharacterized protein LOC117005017, whose protein sequence is MGEIMSPRFNMGFSRMVLCSILLSIVLGNRADLPMIQSKENVWESLANAAGLDTICLTHSRPKKPFSTSLVGLPVKDWPIPKDIPPKILQVISTPVDGWHVWTQFLPVAPFEPQELESLGSTKMDFCIKFNFSGVTKTKTVDVTPNHDIYRNASSWCNYTKILSKPSLQVPVQLLRGIFFICGDRIWPAIPANIKGDPCSIRRLSLLTPNLKILREKKHKEKRSIKQYDPDCDDSVYTWNKAQRIALAIFSPQAASGQALTQLHHMGCWLSKHARAISLALSDMLTNVDSVRLTTLQNRAAIDYLLLTHGHGCEEFEGMCCMNLFDHSKSIHENIKQLQEGVAQLGEVTGSWLCLTFLTFHHCGRNFRR